From a single Pectinophora gossypiella unplaced genomic scaffold, ilPecGoss1.1 Pgos_44, whole genome shotgun sequence genomic region:
- the LOC126381308 gene encoding uncharacterized protein K02A2.6-like has product MSFLSLEKFDCNGESTSVGVRWERWKRALLIYLEASNVDKDIKKRASLLHFAGLDLQEVFYNIPGANIEPSDGVDVFEIAISKLDSYFAPKQSKIYERHSFRLLKQEPEEKFEKFLVRLRKQADKCQFADRDENIIDQITEKCYLPELRKKILQIGDEITLDRVITEANTLEIVNKQLEEFKNSTRSNGNQEVNKVDSKDKKSFYKPNNIQQGCGRCGNPRHATFDAKCPAREKTCLKCGLKGHFRQFCRTKLPQKRKTEEKYSQERKKGRFDKEKSEINQVSGSSNELTQKEAETEYVFHIDDDVEIDCTIGGVDTKMLIDSGCKRNLITEATWEIMKKNKVSLFNQQPNPNVTFTAYGSTTPLKIKGSFEARIQIGMRSETATFYVVTNGTRNLLGKTTAMSLGVLKIGLNAEVNQINTEKFPKFKNILIQLPIDDSIPPVSQPYRRTPIPLEAKIGEKIEELKQRDIIEPVVGSSKWVSPVVPVLKENGEIRLCVDMRRANEAIIRENHPLPTMDKLLPKMKNAKVFTKLDIKDAFHQIEIHPASRHITTFITNKGLFRYKRLMFGISCAPEIFQKTLEHMLLGCEGVVNYIDDILIYGKDMQEHDARVKKVMSVLKDYNVLVKEDKCSFGMSKQQNLLKHYFEIKMESEQILQIIGD; this is encoded by the exons ATGTCATTCCTGTCATTGGAAAAGTTCGATTGTAACGGAGAATCCACTTCGGTGGGTGTACGATGGGAACGCTGGAAAAGAGCATTACTCATATATTTGGAAGCGTCTAACGTTGATAAAGACATAAAGAAAAGGGCTTCTCTTCTACATTTCGCTGGTTTAGATTTGCAAGAAGTGTTTTATAACATTCCCGGCGCTAATATTGAGCCAAGCGACGGCGTCGACGTTTTTGAAATCGCAATATCTAAACTTGATTCATACTTTGCACCAAAACAGAGCAAAATCTATGAGCGACATTCATTCAGGCTGCTCAAACAGGAACCTGAAGAAAAGTTTGAAAAGTTCCTAGTGAGACTGAGAAAACAAGCTGACAAATGTCAGTTCGCTGATCGAGACGAGAACATTATCGACCAAATAACGGAAAAATGTTACCTACCTGAACTGAGGAAAAAGATACTACAGATTGGAGATGAAATTACACTGGACCGAGTAATCACGGAAGCAAACACACTAGAAATTGTCAATAAACAGCTAGAAGAATTTAAAAACTCTACAAGATCAAATGGGAATCAGGAAGTCAATAAAGTTGATAGTAAAGAtaaaaagagtttttataaACCAAATAATATACAGCAAGGATGCGGTAGATGTGGTAATCCCAGACATGCGACATTTGACGCAAAATGCCCGGCAAGAGAAAAAACATGCCTGAAGTGTGGTCTCAAGGGACATTTCAGACAATTCTGCAGGACTAAACTACCCCAGAAGAGGAAAACAGAAGAAAAATATAGccaggaaagaaagaaaggtcGATTCGACAAAGAGAAAAGTGAAATAAATCAAGTGAGTGGCTCTTCAAACGAGTTGACTCAAAAAGAGGCAGAAACCGAATACGTTTTCCATATTGATGACGATGTCGAAATTGATTGCACCATTGGAGGAGTAGACACTAAGATGTTGATTGACTCAGGCTGCAAGAGAAATCTAATTACGGAGGCAACGTGGGAAATAATGAAGAAGAACAAAGTTAGTTTGTTTAATCAACAACCAAATCCTAATGTAACATTCACGGCCTATGGCAGTACTACACCACTTAAAATAAAAGGATCATTTGAAGCTCGGATACAAATAGGTATGAGATCCGAGACCGCAACTTTCTATGTCGTTACTAATGGCACAAGAAACCTCCTAGGAAAAACAACTGCAATGTCATTAGGAGTGCTAAAAATAGGATTGAATGCAGAAGTTAACCAAATTAATACTGAGAAATTtcccaaattcaaaaatatattaattcaaTTACCGATTGATGATTCCATTCCACCCGTGTCACAGCCTTACAG aaGGACCCCGATACCTTTAGAAGCTAAAATTGGAGAGAAAATTGAAGAGCTTAAACAAAGGGATATTATAGAACCAGTCGTAGGCTCTTCCAAGTGGGTATCCCCTGTGGTGCCGGTGTTGAAGGAAAATGGAGAAATACGTCTTTGTGTAGACATGCGTCGAGCTAATGAAGCTATTATACGAGAAAATCACCCATTGCCGACAATGGATAAGTTACTACcgaaaatgaaaaatgcaaaAGTATTTACAAAATTGGACATAAAAGACGCATTTCACCAAATTGAGATACATCCGGCTTCAAGACATATAACCACCTTCATAACCAATAAAGGCCTATTTAGGTATAAAAGACTTATGTTTGGCATATCGTGTGCACCGGAAATCTTTCAGAAAACATTAGAGCACATGCTTTTAGGTTGTGAAGGCGTGGTAAATTATATCGATGACATCTTGATATACGGGAAGGACATGCAGGAACATGATGCGCGAGTAAAGAAAGTGATGTCAGTTCTGAAAGACTATAATGTATTAGTAAAAGAAGACAAATGTTCTTTCGGGATGAGCAAA CAACAGAACCTCTTAAAACACTACTTCGAAATAAAAATGGAGAGCGAACAGATATTACAGATCATTGGGGACTAG